A single Gouania willdenowi unplaced genomic scaffold, fGouWil2.1 scaffold_335_arrow_ctg1, whole genome shotgun sequence DNA region contains:
- the LOC114459687 gene encoding uncharacterized protein LOC114459687, whose amino-acid sequence MAATQNHMLRVYVTRDTALKLTLLERPKSVEELKEIMQERFKPRLDGDFSLHYEDPDFDGDLCLLVDIQELPLKGTLRVVRSEGDTSSTASSDTLILPHVPALQRQKSWPDHFVVPGFGYEMEHILEEGNRVYEESGKFLKLKRSQKSEILKKMAETIYSFKPYPHVKELSVAAQALITANPCLRMTAGDDGELGWKRHLGYKVASNRNNLAKAGVAEVAINTGKGSRNNPDNDHPHQNIKKARKAEVNYIINLPKDQTPATLETMREEILHEVEKTEKKQLVIGKLMNTTYALRCQEIVGALVAPWVKDVVDRWPALLMESQVFADFHRINNVTLRNPFYKELDRHMPKLITLFRDKATKTGKIAEELAKLIRIYDLQEQRDVNMKRALVLHALPVYLRDDVSKFFRTCNSSDGPDLTDTPVALLTVVMDENTDVALFSPESICIVVEDEILVSGPTNLADSFLLLFGYIYALDLQYPKNLELTFTFIQKVVMCLEDNKPLKGRLLTLNNDLFNE is encoded by the exons ATGGCTGCTACTCAGAATCATATGCTGCGTGTGTATGTTACACGAGACACCGCCCTGAAACTTACTCTACTTGAGCGACCAAAGTCAGTGGAGGAGCTGAAAGAAATAATGCAAGAGAGGTTCAAGCCAAGACTGGATGGGGACTTTAGCCTGCACTATGAGGATCCGGACTTTGATGGTGATCTTTGTCTTCTTGTGGACATCCAGGAGTTACCGTTGAAGGGCACATTGAGAGTCGTCAGATCCGAAGGTGACACCTCATCTACTGCGTCTTCTGACACACTCATACTCCCACATGTACCTGCGTTACAGCGCCAGAAGAGTTGGCCTGACCACTTTGTTGTTCCTGGTTTTGGTTATGAAATGGAGCATATACTAGAAGAAGGAAATCGTGTTTATGAAGAATCAGGAAAATTTCTGAAATTAAAGAGGTCACAGAAGAGTgaaatccttaaaaaaatgGCTGAAACGATCTACAGTTTTAAACCATACCCACATGTAAAGGAATTGTCAGTGGCTGCTCAGGCTTTGATTACAGCTAATCCATGTCTCAGAATGACAGCTGGTGATGACGGGGAGTTGGGATGGAAACGCCACTTAGGGTACAAGGTTGCATCAAACCGTAACAATCTGGCCAAAGCTGGCGTTGCCGAAGTAGCAATCAACACAGGGAAGGGGAGCCGAAACAACCCCGACAATGATCACCCCCATCAAAACATAAAGAAAGCTCGAAAAGCTGAGGTCAACTATATCATCAACCTACCGAAGGATCAAACCCCAGCCACTCTGGAAACAATGAGAGAAGAAATCTTACATGAAGTCGAAAAGACTGAGAAAAAACAATTAGTCATAGGCAAGCTCATGAACACAACCTATGCCCTTCGTTGCCAAGAAATCGTTGGAGCCCTTGTAGCTCCGTGGGTGAAAGACGTCGTGGACAGATGGCCAGCCCTTCTTATGGAGTCACag GTGTTTGCAGATTTTCACCGAATCAACAACGTTACCCTGCGCAATCCATTCTACAAGGAGTTGGACAGACACATGCCTAAACTCATCACCTTGTTTAGAGACAAGGCCACCAAGACTGGCAAGATAGCTGAGGAGCTAGCCAAGCTTATTAGGATTTATGACCTTCAG GAACAACGTGACGTAAATATGAAACGGGCCCTTGTCCTTCATGCACTTCCTGTGTACCTGCGTGACGATGTCTCCAAGTTCTTCAGGACCTGTAAT TCATCAGATGGTCCAGACCTCACTGACACTCCGGTGGCTCTCCTGACAGTCGTCATGGATGAAAATACTGATGTGGCCCTCTTCAGTCCTGAGAGCATCTGTATTGTCGTGGAGGATGAAATACTTGTGAGTGGTCCCACAAATCTGGCTGACTCATTTCTCCTGCTCTTTGGGTACATCTATGCACTAGACCTACAGTACCCAAAAAATCTCGAGCTTACATTCACATTTATCCAAAAAGTTGTGATGTGTCTTGAGGACAACAAACCACTGAAAGGGCGTCTACTGACGTTGAACAATGATTTGTTCAATGAGTGA